GCGGCATGGACATCTACGACAGCCTGCGCGAAGACCTGGATCGCATCGTCGGGCGCATCAACGGGCGCTTCTCCACGATGGACTGGGTGCCGGTGCGCTACTTCTACCGCAGCCTGCCGTTCGAGCAGGTGGTGGCCCACTACGCCGCCTGCGACATCGCCTGGATCACGCCGCTGCGCGATGGCCTGAACCTGGTGGCCAAGGAATACGTCGCTACGCGCCATGCGACGGGCCGGCCCGGCACGCTGGTGCTGTCCGAGTTCGCCGGCGCCGCCGTCGAGCTGCACGGCGCGCTGCTGGTCAATCCGTACGACGCCAACGCGATGAGCGCCACGCTATACGACGCGCTGACGATGGGCGCCGACGAGGTGGCGTACCGCGCCGGGCGCATGGCGGCGATCGTGCGCGGTCATGACGTGACACGCTGGGGCGACGACTTCCTGGCCGCACTGGCGGCATTGCCAGCGCCGGGCGCCGAACAACCGATCGAAGAACGCGCCGCGGCCTGACATGAACTACATCATCCTTGCCAATCCCGTGGCCGACTGGCTGATTGCCCTGGCAGCCATGGTGGCCGTGACCATCGGCCTGGACGCGTTCAAGTCGATCGTCGCGCGGCGCCTGGGTGCGGGGGGCGCGCGGACCGAAGCGGGTACGCACACGCTCCTGCACGACATCGCCGCCGCCACGCTGTGCTCGACGAAGCTGGTGGTGCTGGGCTTCGTCGGCCTGTATGTCGGCGCCAGCCTGCTGACCCTGCCCGCGAAAGCGGACCTGTTCATCGGCCGCTTCGCGATTACGGCGCTCTTGATCCAGGTCGCCCTGTGGGGCGATACGGGCCTACGCACCTGGCTGCGCGTCACGCGCGCGCAGCGCAGCAGCGAAGACCCGGACCGTGTCACCTCGTCGGCCGCGATCACCTTCCTGGTGCGCGTCGCGCTGTGGGCAATCGTCGCGCTGATGGTGCTCGACAACCTGGGCGTGAACATCACCACGCTCGTCGCCAGCCTGGGTATCGGCGGTATCGCCATCGCACTGGCAGTGCAGAGCATCCTGGGCGACCTGTTCGCGTCGCTCTCGATCGTGCTCGACAAACCATTCGTCGTGGGCGACTTCATCATCGTCGACAAGATGCTCGGCACTGTGGAGAAGATCGGCCTGAAGACCACCCGCGTGCGCAGCCTGGGCGGCGAGCAGATCGTGTTTTCCAATAACGACCTGCTCAAGAGCCGCATCCAGAACCTGCGCCGGATGGCGTCGCGCCGTGTCGTGTTCGGGTTCGGCGTGTCGCACCGCACGCCCGAACCGATCCTGCGCGCGCTGCCGGCACTGCTGGAAGAGATCGTGCGCGCCCAGCCGCAGGTGCGTTTCGACCGCGCCCACCTGAGCGGCCTGGCCGCGCCGAGCTTCAACTATGAAGTCGTGTACTACGTCGACAATACCGACTACACGATCTACATGGATATCCAGCAGGAGATCTACCTGCGCATCGTGGCGCTGCTGCAGGCGCAGGACGTGGCACTGGCCTTGCCGGTGCAGACCGTGCAGCTCACGCGTGAAGCGCGGCCGCACGACAGCGCGCAGGCGGGCAACGACGCCGATGCATCGCTCGGAAAAGCTGCCTGACGCGGGTTCGTCGCGCTACACTTGGCGCATGCACACGCCACTTCTCGCCCGCGTCCTGCGCTACGCAGCCCTCCAGGCCGACCGCGACGGCATCGCGCCCACGCCGATCGCCGGCCTGGTCGCGATCCGCGTGAACGAGCGCAGCGCGTTGACCAGCCAGATCGCCCGCCCGCTGGCCTGCCTGGTCCTGCAAGGCAGCAAACAAGTCAGCACGGGCGGGCAAACGCTGACGTTCCATGCGGGCGATTCTCTCCTGATCATGGCCGACGTGCCCACCCTCAGCCAGATCACGCAGGCCAGCAGCGCGACGCCCTATTGTTCACTGGTGCTCGACCTGAATCCGGCCGTGATTGCCGATCTGGCCACCGACATGGCGACGATCGAAGACACCACCGGCGCGCCGGTGCGCAGCGCGCCGACCGATGCACACCTGACGGACACCGCCCTGCGCCTGATGGGATTGATCGAGCGGCCCGCCGCACTGCCGGTGCTGCAGGCATCGCTGATACGTGAATTCCATTACTGGCTGCTGGCCGGCCGCCACGGCGCGGCGGTGCGGCGCCTTGGCCTGCCCGACAGTCACGTGCGGCGTGTGGCGCGCGCCGTCGCGCTGCTGCGCACCGACTATGCACGCCGGCTCCCGGTAGAGCAGCTGGCCGGCCTGGCCGGCATGAGTCCCTCCTCGTTCCACCAGCACTTTCGCGCGGTGACGTCGCTCACGCCGCTGCAGTTCCAGAAGCAGCTGCGCCTGATCGAGGCACGTCGCCTGATGCTCGCCGACGGCGTCAACGCCAGCACGGCCGCCCACGCGGTCGGCTATGAAAGCGTGCAGCAATTCACGCGCGAGTACGGACGCATGTTCGGACTGCCGCCGGTGCGCGACGTGAGCGCCGCGCACGAGCGCCTGCACGCGGCCTGAGCTCAAGCCCTCAAATCGCCTG
This window of the Oxalobacteraceae sp. CFBP 8761 genome carries:
- a CDS encoding mechanosensitive ion channel family protein, which translates into the protein MNYIILANPVADWLIALAAMVAVTIGLDAFKSIVARRLGAGGARTEAGTHTLLHDIAAATLCSTKLVVLGFVGLYVGASLLTLPAKADLFIGRFAITALLIQVALWGDTGLRTWLRVTRAQRSSEDPDRVTSSAAITFLVRVALWAIVALMVLDNLGVNITTLVASLGIGGIAIALAVQSILGDLFASLSIVLDKPFVVGDFIIVDKMLGTVEKIGLKTTRVRSLGGEQIVFSNNDLLKSRIQNLRRMASRRVVFGFGVSHRTPEPILRALPALLEEIVRAQPQVRFDRAHLSGLAAPSFNYEVVYYVDNTDYTIYMDIQQEIYLRIVALLQAQDVALALPVQTVQLTREARPHDSAQAGNDADASLGKAA
- a CDS encoding AraC family transcriptional regulator, translated to MHTPLLARVLRYAALQADRDGIAPTPIAGLVAIRVNERSALTSQIARPLACLVLQGSKQVSTGGQTLTFHAGDSLLIMADVPTLSQITQASSATPYCSLVLDLNPAVIADLATDMATIEDTTGAPVRSAPTDAHLTDTALRLMGLIERPAALPVLQASLIREFHYWLLAGRHGAAVRRLGLPDSHVRRVARAVALLRTDYARRLPVEQLAGLAGMSPSSFHQHFRAVTSLTPLQFQKQLRLIEARRLMLADGVNASTAAHAVGYESVQQFTREYGRMFGLPPVRDVSAAHERLHAA